The sequence AATTGTTTTTGCGGACATTCAAGGCGTCCATGCCAAGTGAGCTGGCGATGTCTTCAATGACACGCTCAATAGCGGCCATGCCCTGAGGCCCGCCAAACCCGCGAAACGCCGTATTTGATTGAGTATTTGTCTTGCAACGGTATGAGGTGATGGTGGCGTTCTTTAAAAAATAGCAATTATCGGCATGGAACATCGCCCGGTCACAGATTGGCTGCGACAGGTCCCATGACATGCCGCAACGGACGGCATGATCAAACTCAATACCTGAAATAACCCCATGCTCATCAAAACCAACCCGGTAATCAATTCGGAAATCATGGCGCTTGCCGGTGATTGTCATGTCGTCGTCACGATCATAAATCACCTTGGCTGCCTGACCGGTTTTGCTGGCGACCAGGGCTGCCGTCGCGGCAAGAAGATTACCCTGGCTTTCCTTACCGCCGAATGCCCCGCCCATACGGCGAACCTCTACCGTAACGGCGTTCTGGGGAATGCCAAGAACATGGGCGATTTTGTGCTGGATTTCGCTTGGGTGCTGTGAGGACGCGTGGACGGTAACGTCCTGATCTTCACCCGGCACGGCGAAAGCGGCCTGACATTCAAGATAAAAATGCTCCTGCCCGCCCAGATTGATACGCCCTTCAAGGCGGTTTTTTGCCCCAGCCAAAGCCTTGGCCGCATCACCGCATTGCATAACGTAAGGGTCCATAAGCAGGTTTTTGGCTTGCATTGCCTGATCGATGGTCAGGATAGCGGGCTTGTCCTGATAGTCGATGATTGCCAGATCGGCGGCGGCGCGTGCCTCACTCCAGGAAGAGGCGGCAACAGCGAACAGGGACTGGCCGTAATATTCAACCAGACCATCGGCGAACATCGGATCATCACCGGCAACGGGGCTGACATCATTGTGTCCCGGAATGTCTTCAGCGCTGAGCACACAGGCAACGCCGGGGGCACTGCGAACGGCGCTTAAATCCATTGCGGTGACAACGGCGTGGGCGTGGGTCGAGGTTGCGATGTAAACTTGCAAGGTGCCCGGTGGTTCGGCTATATCGGCAATATAGAGCGCCTCGCCAGTAACATGCTTGTGGCCGCTATCGTGACGCAACGAGCGATGAACACCGCCAATGATTTCATTCTGCTTGGTCATACGGAGCCGACCATCCGCGTTTGCACCTGCGGTTGTTCAGTTTCGATGAAGTAACGGCGAAGAAGGTTCCCTGCGACCCGCATACGATAATTTGCCGATGCCCGCATATCTGTAAGGGGTGTGAAGTCCGTCTCGAACCCGGCCACGGCGTGATTGATCGTTTCCTCTGTCCAGGGCTGACCTTCGAGCGCCTTCTCCACAGCACGGGCGTGTAAAGGTGTCGCCGCCATACCGCCAAAAGCGATGCTGATGGATTTCACGACATTGTCTTCAATACGCGAATTGAAACAGCCGCAAAGAGCGGAGATATCCTGATCGAAGCGTTTTGATATTTTGTAGAAACGGGCCGATTGCGGGTCTTGGGGTATTTGCACCTCGACACTTTCAACGAACTCGCCCGGTTGCCGGTCCTGCTTGCCATAGGAGATGAAGAAGTCATCCAGGTCTATCTGGCGGCGCGCATCACCTTTGCGTAAGTTCAGACGCGCACCCAAAACCATCAACGCCGGCGGCGTGTCACCAATCGGCGAGCCATTGGCGATATTGCCAACGAGTGTGCCCGTGTTTCGCACCTGGATCGCACCAAGACGGCGCAGTAACTCACCAAAATCAGGAATATGTTGAGCCAGGACCGGCAAGGCTTCGCTATGAGTGACACCGGCACCGATAACGATGTTCCCGTCATCTTCGCTGATCTGTCGCAAATCTTCGACCCGCCCAAGATGGATAACAACTGGAAGCGTGCGATGAAGTTTTGTCACCCACAAGCCGACATCCGTTGCACCCGCAACCACGGTGGCATCCGGGTTTTGTTCGTACAAACTGGCCAGATCATCAACAGTCGCCGGGCTGTAAAAGATCTTGTCAGGCGTTTCCAAAGCGACGGTTTTGCCATCTTGCAGGGATTTGAGCAATTCAAGATCACGGTTGGTTCTGGCGATATCATCGCTGGTCGGCTTTTGATCTTTCATTTTTTCAGCGGCATTGACGATTGAGCCATAGCCCGTACAACGGCATAAGTTTCCGGCGAACAGATCATTCGCGGCCTCACCGTCCGGGGCCTCGCCATTCAGGTATGCAGCGAACAGCGACATCACGAAGCCCGGCGTGCAAAATCCGCACTGGGTGGCGTGGGTTTTGACGAAGGCTTCCTGAACAGGATGCAGGTCCGTCCCCGTACCCTTCACACCTTCGACCGTCCATACCGCCTTTCCGTGCAGCATGGCGACAAACTGAATGCAGGCATTGATGGCGCTATAGTGCATGCCATCACTTTCCAGAGCGCCGACAACAACCGTACAGGCGCCGCAATCCCCTTCCCCGCAACCTTCTTTTGATCCGGTGAGCAGCTTGTTATTTCGCAAATATTGCAGAAGGGTCGTCGTGGGATCGATATCAGAAACCGTGCACGCATCCCCGTTCAGGACGAAGGTAATCTGTGAAATGATTTGCAGTTTTGGCATTTGCGCGTTTCCCCCGACGTGCTTAACTATACACATCATTAAAGATGGTCATTACCACTGATTTTTTTGAGTCAGTTTCAATTTGGAATCGAAAATGGATGTGCAACAACGCAAAATAACGACCCGAATGCTCGATGTAATGGAGCACGACATTGCCACCAAAACCCGTACCGGAGTCAGCGTTGGCAACAAGGTTTTCGGGGCAGCTATTTTGCTTAAAAGTGACCTTTCGCTGGTTATTGCAGGAACCAACGCAGAAACCAGCAACCCGCTTTTGCATGGTGAAATTTCAACTTTGCAGGCTTTTTATGAAATTCCCGACCAAGATCGCCCTGATACAAAAGATTGCCTGTTCCTGGCCACTCACGAGCCCTGCTCGTTATGCCTGTCGGCGATCACCTGGTCCGGTTTCGATAATTTCTATTATTTCTTTGGATATGAAGACACCCGCGACACCTTCAATATTCCCCATGACCTGAAAATCCTGAAAGAAGTCTTCAAGGTCGAAAACGGTGACTATGCGCGCCAAAACAGTTTTTGGCAGTGCCATGAACTGATCCACATGGTCGGACAGTGCAGCGGTGATGAAGGGGCGCGGTTGCGTGACCAGGTGGATCGTATCAAAAGCATCTATGATGACCTGTCGGCGACTTATCAGGTGCAGAAGGACGAAAGCGCGATACCTTTAAGTTAAATGTTCGCAAAGTACGGGAAGGTGGTCATGATTGAAGTGTTTTCACACCTCGGTTTGAGCCAGGAATGACCTAATGAGCGCAAAGAAAACCGGTGTCAAAGAGATCAAGAACGGTGATCCTGCTATCGAAATCCTTATCGATGGCCTGCACAAATCGTTCGACGGCAAGCATGTCTTGAGAGGCATCGACCTCGACATTCGCCGCAACTCAATCGTCGCTATTGTCGGTGGCTCGGGATGCGGCAAGACAGTCCTGCTTAATCATATCCTGGGACTTCTGGAGCCCGACCAAGGGCGCGTCCAGGTCAGCGATCACGATCAGGATGGGGAACCCCTGGTTGACTTGGCCGATCTGGACGAAAACCAGATGGCTAACATCCATATGCACTGGGGGGTGGTGTTCCAGAACAATGCCCTGTTTTCGGGCAGCGTCTACGACAACATCGCGCTCTGGCTGAGCGAGACC comes from Rhodospirillaceae bacterium and encodes:
- a CDS encoding nucleoside deaminase, producing the protein MDVQQRKITTRMLDVMEHDIATKTRTGVSVGNKVFGAAILLKSDLSLVIAGTNAETSNPLLHGEISTLQAFYEIPDQDRPDTKDCLFLATHEPCSLCLSAITWSGFDNFYYFFGYEDTRDTFNIPHDLKILKEVFKVENGDYARQNSFWQCHELIHMVGQCSGDEGARLRDQVDRIKSIYDDLSATYQVQKDESAIPLS
- the xdhA gene encoding xanthine dehydrogenase small subunit, translating into MPKLQIISQITFVLNGDACTVSDIDPTTTLLQYLRNNKLLTGSKEGCGEGDCGACTVVVGALESDGMHYSAINACIQFVAMLHGKAVWTVEGVKGTGTDLHPVQEAFVKTHATQCGFCTPGFVMSLFAAYLNGEAPDGEAANDLFAGNLCRCTGYGSIVNAAEKMKDQKPTSDDIARTNRDLELLKSLQDGKTVALETPDKIFYSPATVDDLASLYEQNPDATVVAGATDVGLWVTKLHRTLPVVIHLGRVEDLRQISEDDGNIVIGAGVTHSEALPVLAQHIPDFGELLRRLGAIQVRNTGTLVGNIANGSPIGDTPPALMVLGARLNLRKGDARRQIDLDDFFISYGKQDRQPGEFVESVEVQIPQDPQSARFYKISKRFDQDISALCGCFNSRIEDNVVKSISIAFGGMAATPLHARAVEKALEGQPWTEETINHAVAGFETDFTPLTDMRASANYRMRVAGNLLRRYFIETEQPQVQTRMVGSV